CTAGAGCAGGACATCAGGCAGTTGTACATTTGGTCTAGCGATGAAAACTGAGGGAAAGGATATAGGGCCTCCTGGCCTAACCAGCCAGGGGAGAGGGGAAGTTTCCGGTGTCAGCTCCCTCTGGTTGTCTCCGTAACCAGTCTTACTTGCCTGCGCAGAATTTGAGGGGAAGGTTGTGAAGACTTCAGTTGTGTTCCACCAACTGGGGACAGCCATTCCTATGTCGGTGGAGGAAGGGCCTGAGTGCCAGGGACCTGTGGTAAGTTAATGAGATCAAGAACTGGCTCCATAAGGTGAGTAGGAAAGAAATGGAGGAGTGATTGCAGAGATCTGGAGAGTTTTGTGCCCAGTTCCAAGTGGGAAAAGATGTAAAGCATCGATGTTTGAGAGGCGTGATCGCCTGATTCCTGTAGGAAGTAAGGGGATATGACCAGGCCTCCATAACCCACCAGTTTCTTCCCAGGTTGACAGGCGCTGCCCTCGATGTGGTCATGAAGGAATGGCATACCACACCAGACAGATGCGTTCAGCCGATGAAGGGCAAACTGTCTTCTACACCTGTACCAACTGCAAGTGGGTATCCTTTCCCCTctccttggtttttattttttaaaattaaacttttttaacCCTTTTTATAACCAGTGAAATAAACCTTTtaggtttttttgggggggacagggtgtcgctctgtcacctagcctggaatgcagtg
This is a stretch of genomic DNA from Rhinopithecus roxellana isolate Shanxi Qingling chromosome 4, ASM756505v1, whole genome shotgun sequence. It encodes these proteins:
- the ZNRD1 gene encoding DNA-directed RNA polymerase I subunit RPA12 gives rise to the protein MSVMDLASTCSSFQSDLDFCSDCGSVLPLPGAQDTVTCTRCGFNINVREFEGKVVKTSVVFHQLGTAIPMSVEEGPECQGPVVDRRCPRCGHEGMAYHTRQMRSADEGQTVFYTCTNCKFQEKEDS